Proteins found in one Halobaculum sp. MBLA0147 genomic segment:
- the mnhG gene encoding monovalent cation/H(+) antiporter subunit G has protein sequence MAGGGVETAPPGLLGAVLIVVLLAVGALFLVSGTVGLVRLPNVYNRLHATSKATTLGAASMALAAWVYFGPAGNGLKALVTVFFLFVTAPTGGHLISRAAERMGVEFEPGVTWPGDDDVESGPPADGD, from the coding sequence ATGGCGGGGGGAGGCGTCGAGACCGCCCCACCCGGTCTCCTCGGGGCGGTGTTGATCGTCGTGTTGCTCGCCGTCGGCGCGTTGTTCCTCGTCTCGGGGACCGTCGGGCTCGTGCGACTGCCGAACGTCTACAACCGGCTGCACGCCACCTCGAAGGCGACGACGCTCGGTGCGGCGTCGATGGCGCTGGCGGCGTGGGTGTACTTCGGCCCCGCCGGCAACGGCCTGAAGGCGCTCGTGACGGTGTTCTTCCTCTTCGTCACAGCCCCGACCGGCGGTCACCTGATCTCGCGGGCGGCCGAACGGATGGGCGTCGAGTTCGAACCGGGCGTCACCTGGCCGGGCGACGACGACGTGGAGTCCGGGCCGCCCGCCGACGGCGACTGA
- a CDS encoding Na+/H+ antiporter subunit E, translating into MMRRWLVNGLLLAVLWLFVRGVPVSPPVRLVEEGLIGLGVGLPVAYGLRRFYGEQVTERTLRVAPAAALYVATFLKELLVANLAVARIVLSPSLPIRPDVVAVPLRVRSDAAITTIANSITLTPGTLTMDYDAETNTLYVHSIDLEDAADLLDTIRTWEDYALAIFDEDLKPGDPVPEREGATDGGRPVGDDTTDGESADSRATDGGATPDDSHDAADGGETDG; encoded by the coding sequence CTGATGCGTCGCTGGCTCGTCAACGGCCTCCTGCTGGCCGTGTTGTGGCTGTTCGTCCGCGGCGTCCCCGTGTCGCCGCCGGTCCGGCTGGTCGAGGAGGGACTGATCGGCCTCGGTGTCGGCCTCCCCGTCGCGTACGGCCTCCGGCGGTTCTACGGGGAACAGGTCACCGAGCGGACGCTGCGAGTCGCGCCGGCAGCGGCGCTGTACGTGGCGACGTTCCTGAAGGAGCTGCTCGTCGCGAACCTCGCCGTGGCGCGGATCGTGTTGTCGCCGTCGCTGCCGATCCGGCCGGACGTGGTGGCGGTGCCGCTGCGGGTGCGGTCGGACGCGGCGATCACCACCATCGCCAACAGTATCACGCTCACGCCGGGGACACTCACGATGGACTACGACGCCGAGACCAACACGCTGTACGTCCACAGTATCGACCTCGAAGACGCCGCCGACCTGCTGGACACGATCCGGACCTGGGAGGACTACGCGCTGGCGATCTTCGACGAAGACCTGAAACCCGGTGACCCCGTCCCCGAACGCGAGGGTGCCACCGACGGCGGTCGACCGGTCGGGGACGACACGACGGACGGTGAGTCCGCCGACAGTCGGGCCACGGACGGCGGCGCCACGCCGGACGACTCACACGACGCGGCCGACGGAGGTGAGACGGATGGCTGA
- a CDS encoding monovalent cation/H+ antiporter complex subunit F, with protein MADPLPGPVSLELLLTAALALSALLTLVASYRVIVGPTTPDRVVALDTIGTNVVAVAVVYAMASGRGYFLDVGLVLAIIGFISTVTVARYVTEGDIVE; from the coding sequence ATGGCTGATCCGTTGCCGGGGCCGGTGAGTCTGGAACTCCTCTTGACCGCGGCGCTGGCGCTGTCGGCGCTGTTGACGCTCGTCGCGAGCTACCGGGTGATCGTCGGGCCGACGACGCCGGATCGCGTGGTCGCGCTCGACACCATCGGGACGAACGTCGTCGCGGTCGCCGTCGTCTACGCGATGGCGAGCGGTCGGGGGTACTTCCTCGACGTGGGGCTCGTCTTGGCGATCATCGGCTTCATCAGCACCGTCACCGTGGCGCGGTACGTCACGGAGGGGGACATCGTCGAATGA
- a CDS encoding YgaP-like transmembrane domain → MQKNLSRRDSRIRIVLGALAGLLAVAVLVDAVAVPDRYASYAGVAAVALLANGLTCRCGLYRLLGVSTRD, encoded by the coding sequence GTGCAGAAGAACCTGAGTCGACGCGACAGCCGGATCAGGATCGTGCTCGGCGCACTCGCCGGTCTGCTCGCGGTCGCCGTGCTGGTCGACGCCGTCGCCGTCCCGGATCGGTACGCGTCCTACGCCGGCGTCGCCGCCGTCGCGCTGCTCGCGAACGGGTTGACCTGTCGGTGTGGGCTCTACCGACTGCTCGGCGTGAGCACGCGAGACTGA